The following nucleotide sequence is from Mucilaginibacter sp. cycad4.
GTCGAAAACCTCCTGGCTGCCTTTGGTAAAGGTTTTGATATTTTTGAAAAACGTGAGCGGTGGCTCGTACTGCAAAGCATTTTTAGCCATATGGAAAAAGATCTTACCCAAAGGTTTTTGTAGTTCTTCATCCAGAAACTCTTTCAGCTCGTCCATAATGCCGGCCTCGCCATACAGGTAACGGCAGTCAAAAAAAGTGGAGAACTGGATCACGGTTTCGGGCACAGCTTCGGTCATCCAGCTTTCGTAATTGCGTTTCCAGTGGGATAGGGAGTGTGTCCATTTAGGGTTTTGGGCCATGTAGCCGCCGGTGCAAAAACTAAAACCTATATGGTCCAGCTTTTCAGATACCTGCTGCGCAAAGCTCAGGAAATATTCGCGTACCTCTTCGCGGTGTTCATTGGCTTTATCTTCATAAATAATGGCGTTATCCTGGTCGGTTTTAAAGGTTTGTTCTTTACGGCCTTCGCTGCCAAGCACCATAAAAACAAATTTGGCGGGTGGCTGCCCCATGGTTGCAATAACGCTTTCAATTACCTTTATGGCAATGGTATCGGCAATGGTGGTGATTACCTGGTTCACAATTTCGGCGTTTACACCACGGCCAAGCAATTGTGTAACCATTTGCGGTACCGATTCCCATTTGCGCTTAAGCTCCTGTACTGAGATGGCCTGCTTAACCGACTGGATAAACACCAGGGGCGATTGCGCCTGCTCGGACAATAATTTATTCCTGCTAATGCTGCCTACAAACTCATCCCCGTTTTTGATGAGCAGGTACCGTGTTTTGGTGCGGAACATCATCAAAATAGCCTCGTATACATAAGCATTGGTGCTGATGCAAACGATAGGGTTATCCATGACACTGCCAACAGGCTGAGCAGTATCCGCCTGTTTGGAAACCACATTATCGCGCAGGGTAATATCGGTTACATAGCCTACAATTTTGGCTTGCTCATCGCGGATAAAAATGCAGCTCACCTTATGTTTAGCCATTAACCGGGCAGTTTCATAAACCGGTGTGCTTTGCGAACAGGAGACTATTTCGCGATACTCAATGCTTTCAATCTTGCGCGAGTACATTTGTTCGGAAGCTATATAGCTTTCCTCAAAAGTTGCCGGGCGCTTATAAAAATGGGCAAACTCATCATTGAGCATCCGTTTGCCAAAATCGGCAGTAAAGTATTGTACAAAATCCTCGTACGCTTTGCACAGCGACCGAAAATCTTTGCGATGCAAAAAGAAAACGGTGGTACCCTTTTTAGCAATCACCGTACGGAT
It contains:
- a CDS encoding DUF294 nucleotidyltransferase-like domain-containing protein, with product MVQRLDFLSKVSPFNLLPAEVLEQVADQLQEIRYSKDTVIYQQEVTKMRGVDIIAEGEYESFFYDSQQNKRLLEHHYSGYCYGGISVLLNRKQSIRTVIAKKGTTVFFLHRKDFRSLCKAYEDFVQYFTADFGKRMLNDEFAHFYKRPATFEESYIASEQMYSRKIESIEYREIVSCSQSTPVYETARLMAKHKVSCIFIRDEQAKIVGYVTDITLRDNVVSKQADTAQPVGSVMDNPIVCISTNAYVYEAILMMFRTKTRYLLIKNGDEFVGSISRNKLLSEQAQSPLVFIQSVKQAISVQELKRKWESVPQMVTQLLGRGVNAEIVNQVITTIADTIAIKVIESVIATMGQPPAKFVFMVLGSEGRKEQTFKTDQDNAIIYEDKANEHREEVREYFLSFAQQVSEKLDHIGFSFCTGGYMAQNPKWTHSLSHWKRNYESWMTEAVPETVIQFSTFFDCRYLYGEAGIMDELKEFLDEELQKPLGKIFFHMAKNALQYEPPLTFFKNIKTFTKGSQEVFDIKKSMTPIVDLVRMYALRHRIFEVNTGERLKALKEKDVFNEKEVHELIQSYYFLMGLRLRNQASQIIQDRTEPDNYIDPDKLTKIEKVALKEIFKTIDNFQTRIKLEFTNNLFG